A region of Rhodospirillales bacterium DNA encodes the following proteins:
- the dksA gene encoding RNA polymerase-binding protein DksA — MMSALPQNYRPSDKESFMNPMQQEYFRRKLLKWKEELLQESNQTLQNMTEESLAQPDLADRATAETDRALELRTRDRYRKLISKIDSALRRIDEDVYGYCEETGEPISLKRLEARPIATLSVEAQERHERMERTKRDD; from the coding sequence ATGATGAGCGCGTTGCCGCAGAATTACCGGCCGAGCGACAAAGAGTCGTTCATGAATCCGATGCAGCAGGAGTATTTCCGTCGAAAGCTCCTGAAATGGAAGGAAGAGCTTCTGCAGGAGTCCAACCAGACGCTCCAGAATATGACCGAGGAGAGCCTGGCGCAGCCCGATCTGGCCGACCGCGCGACCGCCGAGACCGACCGGGCCCTCGAATTGCGCACCCGCGACCGCTATCGCAAGCTGATCTCCAAGATCGATTCGGCGCTCCGCCGGATCGACGAGGACGTGTACGGATACTGTGAAGAGACCGGCGAGCCGATCTCGTTGAAGCGTCTTGAGGCGCGTCCGATCGCGACGCTGTCGGTCGAGGCTCAGGAGCGCCACGAGCGCATGGAACGCACCAAGCGCGACGATTGA
- a CDS encoding DoxX family protein — protein MLALHRRLVDRLDAFPQAWLCLLMRIAIVPVFWRAGWSKASNMEQAVALFRDEYHVPLLPPELAAYLGTAVELGAPALILFGLFTRLATLPLIGLVAVIQLFVYPVSYPDHVLWFAILAFILLRGPGSISIDRLLLGRG, from the coding sequence ATGCTCGCGCTCCATCGCCGTCTCGTCGACCGTCTCGACGCGTTCCCGCAGGCTTGGCTGTGCCTGCTGATGCGTATCGCGATCGTGCCGGTGTTCTGGCGCGCGGGATGGAGCAAGGCGTCGAACATGGAGCAGGCGGTGGCGCTGTTCCGCGACGAATACCATGTGCCGCTGCTGCCCCCGGAGCTGGCGGCCTATCTCGGCACCGCAGTCGAGCTCGGCGCGCCGGCCCTCATCCTCTTCGGATTGTTCACCCGCCTCGCGACGCTCCCCCTGATCGGGCTGGTCGCTGTGATCCAGCTCTTCGTCTATCCCGTCAGCTATCCCGACCACGTGCTCTGGTTCGCGATCCTCGCGTTCATCCTTTTGCGCGGGCCCGGGTCGATCTCGATCGACCGCCTCCTCCTCGGGCGCGGATAG
- a CDS encoding putative DNA-binding domain-containing protein, with product MNASAAVRRGDDHARPTLLDVQRAFRTHILDGDAPDLAARVVADRIDGGARLAVYRHHVLTSLAAALAATFATVERVVGSGFFGALARRHVVAHPPAAPVLAEYGAAFPAFVAADPACATLPYLADVARLDWALNRAYNAPAEAALTAATLAAVPADAIGALRLRHVGSVSIVESPYPIDRIWTLGDDSTTDPVDLGAGGAALLVFQRDDDAAFAPLSAGELAFHDALRSAGALAAAYERACAVDPAFDLGGALARALALGVLRVDTP from the coding sequence GTGAACGCGTCCGCCGCCGTTCGCCGGGGCGATGACCACGCGCGACCCACGTTGCTCGATGTGCAGCGGGCGTTCCGCACCCATATCCTCGATGGCGACGCCCCGGACCTCGCCGCGCGCGTCGTCGCCGACCGGATCGACGGCGGCGCGCGGCTGGCGGTCTACCGCCACCATGTCCTCACCAGCCTCGCCGCCGCGCTGGCCGCGACGTTCGCCACCGTCGAGCGGGTCGTCGGCTCCGGGTTCTTCGGCGCGCTCGCGCGGCGCCATGTCGTGGCCCATCCGCCGGCCGCGCCGGTGCTCGCGGAGTACGGTGCGGCCTTTCCGGCGTTCGTCGCCGCCGATCCGGCCTGCGCGACGCTTCCTTATCTCGCCGACGTGGCTCGTCTCGATTGGGCGCTGAACCGCGCCTACAACGCGCCGGCGGAAGCCGCGCTGACCGCGGCCACTCTCGCGGCCGTGCCCGCGGACGCGATCGGCGCGCTGCGCTTGCGGCACGTCGGTTCGGTGTCGATCGTCGAGTCGCCCTATCCGATCGACCGTATCTGGACGCTCGGCGACGATTCCACGACGGATCCGGTCGATCTCGGCGCGGGCGGAGCCGCGCTTCTGGTGTTCCAGCGCGACGATGACGCGGCGTTCGCGCCGCTCTCCGCCGGCGAGCTGGCGTTTCACGACGCGCTGCGGAGCGCTGGCGCGCTCGCGGCCGCCTACGAACGCGCGTGCGCCGTCGACCCCGCCTTCGATCTCGGCGGGGCGCTCGCGCGCGCGCTGGCGCTGGGCGTCCTTCGCGTCGACACGCCTTGA
- a CDS encoding DUF692 domain-containing protein: MTPAGPDFDVGVRATRSGPAAPHPAFGVGLRARHFGEMDGAPPPVGFFEIHAENYLSGGPALRRLERVREGTALSVHGVGLSLGSAEGLDPAHLRRVAGLVDRLDPVLVSEHLSWSVVGGAYLNDLLPLPYTEESLAIVAANVRWFQDAVRRPVLIENPSSYLAFRHSTIPEPEFLMALVARTGCRLLCDVNNVHVSGRNLGWDPRVWLAGIDGAAIGEFHLAGHAVNDADGEEILIDDHGSRVNEAVWELYRDAVARYGARPTLIEWDTDVPPLDTLLDEARRAAREADDALRAPLAETAS, translated from the coding sequence ATGACGCCCGCCGGTCCGGATTTCGACGTCGGCGTGCGCGCGACGCGGTCTGGTCCCGCCGCCCCGCACCCGGCGTTCGGCGTCGGGTTGCGGGCGCGGCACTTCGGCGAGATGGACGGAGCGCCGCCGCCGGTCGGTTTCTTCGAGATCCACGCCGAGAACTATCTTTCCGGCGGGCCGGCGCTGCGCCGCCTCGAACGTGTGCGCGAGGGGACCGCGCTCTCCGTACATGGCGTCGGTCTGTCGCTCGGGTCTGCCGAAGGACTTGATCCGGCCCATCTCCGCCGCGTCGCCGGGCTGGTGGATCGCCTCGATCCCGTCCTGGTCTCCGAGCACCTGTCGTGGAGCGTCGTCGGCGGCGCCTACCTGAACGATCTCCTGCCGCTGCCCTACACCGAGGAGTCGCTCGCGATCGTCGCCGCCAACGTCCGGTGGTTCCAAGACGCTGTACGTAGGCCCGTGTTGATCGAGAATCCTTCCAGCTACCTCGCGTTCCGCCATTCGACGATCCCCGAGCCCGAGTTCCTGATGGCGCTCGTCGCGCGCACTGGGTGCCGTCTGCTGTGCGACGTCAACAACGTCCACGTCTCCGGCCGCAATCTGGGATGGGATCCGCGCGTTTGGCTGGCGGGGATCGACGGTGCCGCCATCGGCGAGTTCCATCTCGCCGGCCACGCGGTCAACGACGCCGACGGAGAGGAGATCCTGATCGACGACCATGGCTCGCGTGTGAACGAGGCGGTGTGGGAGCTCTACCGCGACGCCGTCGCCCGCTATGGCGCCAGGCCGACGTTGATCGAATGGGACACCGACGTGCCGCCGCTCGACACGCTGCTCGACGAGGCGCGGCGCGCGGCGCGCGAGGCCGACGACGCGCTTCGCGCGCCGTTAGCGGAGACCGCGTCGTGA
- a CDS encoding DUF2282 domain-containing protein translates to MERVRASPAGAPEPRRTIVRSSHIAIAAAIAASLATPSLVSAQKAAETEKCYGVVKAGQNDCQTATSSCAGTSKRDAQKDAWISVPKGTCAKIVGASLTAGK, encoded by the coding sequence ATGGAGCGCGTCCGGGCAAGTCCGGCCGGCGCGCCTGAACCAAGGAGAACCATCGTGAGATCGAGCCACATCGCCATCGCCGCGGCCATCGCCGCCTCGCTCGCGACGCCGTCGCTGGTGTCTGCGCAGAAGGCGGCGGAGACCGAGAAGTGCTACGGGGTCGTCAAGGCCGGGCAGAACGACTGCCAGACGGCGACCAGCTCCTGCGCGGGCACGTCCAAGCGGGACGCCCAGAAGGACGCCTGGATCTCGGTGCCGAAGGGCACCTGCGCGAAAATCGTCGGCGCGTCCCTGACCGCCGGCAAGTGA
- a CDS encoding molybdenum cofactor guanylyltransferase, which produces MPKARAGAKRLLSKRAPVGHSRGMPRIHPPLDRPIRVGALVGAVLAGGEGRRLGPGPEKAFRRFNGRPLIAHVLERLRPQVTDVAICGHLDAGRFARFRAPVLSDAVVADPDGRRPGPLAGILAALEWARRAHPFCPWVLTVPVDVPFLPPDLTAYLAGHMHVPEAEVLAVRYRGRVHHTVAVWSVELLPDLRRAVVDEGERSVRAFAARRESAVFDWRGGRAIRFSISTRRRIGAGRRRGPLRGRERVSQLRQMP; this is translated from the coding sequence GTGCCCAAGGCACGCGCGGGCGCCAAGCGCCTGTTGTCGAAGCGCGCGCCCGTCGGCCATAGTCGCGGCATGCCGCGCATCCATCCGCCGCTCGACCGCCCGATCCGCGTGGGCGCGCTGGTCGGCGCCGTGCTGGCGGGCGGCGAGGGGCGGCGCCTTGGGCCGGGACCGGAGAAGGCGTTCCGGCGTTTCAACGGCCGGCCGTTGATCGCGCACGTGCTCGAACGTCTGCGGCCGCAGGTGACGGACGTGGCTATCTGCGGCCATCTCGACGCCGGCCGTTTCGCGCGCTTCCGCGCGCCGGTGCTGTCCGACGCGGTCGTGGCCGATCCCGACGGACGCCGCCCGGGTCCGCTGGCGGGAATCCTCGCGGCGCTCGAATGGGCGCGCCGCGCGCATCCGTTCTGTCCGTGGGTGCTGACCGTGCCGGTCGATGTGCCGTTCCTGCCGCCCGATCTCACGGCCTATCTCGCCGGCCACATGCACGTGCCGGAAGCCGAGGTGCTGGCCGTGCGCTACCGCGGCCGGGTGCACCACACCGTCGCGGTGTGGTCGGTCGAGCTGCTGCCCGATCTGCGCCGCGCGGTCGTGGACGAGGGCGAGCGCAGCGTGCGCGCCTTCGCGGCGCGCCGCGAATCGGCCGTGTTCGACTGGCGCGGCGGGCGCGCGATCCGTTTCTCAATCTCAACACGCCGGCGGATTGGAGCCGGGCGGAGGCGTGGGCCGCTCCGGGGTCGTGAGCGCGTCTCACAGCTTCGTCAGATGCCTTGA
- the pdeM gene encoding ligase-associated DNA damage response endonuclease PdeM: protein MKAAAFLLAGAALRARVDGALWWPEEGVLAVADLHLEKGSWYGARTGQMLPPYDTRETLARLARAIDETAPRRVVCLGDSFHDAAAAERIDPADAAALAALTARVADWIWIVGNHDPDPPRGWGGRVAHEIALAPLAFRHEASRLPLVDHAGEISGHYHPVAPLTVRGRGLRRRCFVTDGRRLVLPSFGAYTGGLSARDDAIAGLFSGAYDAMVLGDSGVHRLPASALRADPDWSG from the coding sequence ATGAAGGCGGCGGCATTTCTCCTCGCGGGCGCGGCGCTGCGCGCGCGCGTCGACGGCGCGTTGTGGTGGCCGGAGGAGGGCGTTCTCGCGGTCGCCGATCTGCATCTCGAGAAGGGCTCGTGGTACGGCGCGCGCACCGGACAGATGCTGCCGCCCTACGATACGCGGGAGACCCTCGCGCGCCTGGCGCGGGCGATCGACGAGACGGCGCCGCGCCGCGTCGTCTGCCTCGGCGACAGCTTCCACGACGCCGCGGCGGCGGAGCGGATCGATCCGGCCGACGCCGCGGCGCTGGCGGCGTTGACGGCACGCGTCGCCGACTGGATATGGATCGTCGGCAACCACGATCCCGACCCGCCGCGCGGCTGGGGCGGCCGCGTCGCGCACGAGATCGCGCTCGCGCCGCTGGCGTTTCGCCACGAGGCCTCGCGCCTGCCGCTGGTCGACCATGCCGGCGAGATCTCGGGCCACTACCATCCCGTCGCGCCGCTTACCGTGCGCGGGCGGGGCTTGCGGCGACGCTGCTTCGTCACCGACGGACGACGCCTCGTGCTGCCGTCGTTCGGCGCCTACACCGGCGGCCTCAGCGCCCGCGACGACGCGATCGCAGGGCTGTTCTCGGGCGCGTACGACGCGATGGTGCTGGGCGACTCGGGCGTGCACCGCCTGCCCGCGAGCGCGCTGCGCGCCGATCCCGATTGGAGCGGCTAG
- a CDS encoding alpha/beta hydrolase, whose amino-acid sequence MAGLRFGADGPPDLVFLHATGFNALTYRELLAPLGARWRVVALDQRGHGRSTLTADPRRIHGWDFHADDLAGILPSLVERAPVLAGHSMGGAVAAMAVARDRRVADRLVLLDPVLPGPEWNRIARTLDQAARIAHLPIARGAARRRSRFASRDEAFTSYVGRGAFATWTGSALADYVADGFDDATDGGVALTCAPAWEAATFAGSFHDGDALAAKLDVPTLILRAETGSATRATAAVQPSTIVETLPGTTHFLPMERPDVVRERLAAALEARDAALT is encoded by the coding sequence ATGGCGGGCCTGCGCTTCGGCGCCGATGGACCGCCCGACCTCGTATTCCTGCACGCCACGGGCTTCAACGCCTTGACGTACCGCGAGCTGCTGGCGCCGCTGGGCGCGCGCTGGCGCGTCGTCGCGCTGGACCAGCGCGGGCACGGTCGGTCGACATTGACCGCCGATCCGCGGCGCATCCACGGCTGGGATTTCCACGCCGACGATCTGGCCGGTATCCTGCCGTCGCTCGTGGAGCGCGCGCCGGTGCTGGCGGGCCACTCGATGGGCGGGGCCGTGGCGGCCATGGCGGTGGCGCGCGACCGCCGCGTGGCCGACCGCCTCGTGCTGCTCGATCCAGTACTCCCGGGGCCGGAGTGGAACCGCATCGCGCGCACGCTCGATCAGGCGGCGCGGATCGCCCATCTACCGATCGCGCGCGGCGCCGCCCGCCGCCGGTCGCGCTTCGCGTCGCGCGACGAGGCGTTCACCAGCTACGTCGGCCGCGGCGCCTTCGCGACGTGGACGGGAAGCGCGCTCGCCGACTATGTCGCGGACGGGTTCGACGACGCGACGGACGGCGGCGTCGCGCTGACGTGCGCGCCGGCATGGGAGGCCGCGACCTTCGCCGGCTCGTTTCACGACGGCGACGCTCTGGCCGCCAAACTCGACGTGCCGACATTGATCCTGCGCGCCGAGACGGGTTCGGCTACCCGCGCGACGGCGGCGGTCCAGCCTTCGACGATCGTCGAGACGTTGCCGGGAACGACGCATTTCCTGCCGATGGAACGGCCGGACGTCGTGCGCGAGCGGCTCGCGGCGGCGCTGGAGGCGCGCGACGCCGCCCTGACGTAG
- a CDS encoding MATE family efflux transporter has product MPPMTLADRRRRMLDGPVARTILALSAPNVAGVAGQTAVAIADAWFVGKLGTVPLAALSLVFPTQMMLGMMSAGAMGGGVSSAVARALGAGDRARAASVATHAILLGLGMSALFAIVFVGFGPSVYRLIGGSGEALGQAVLFARVLFLGAVVVWTANMFASILRGCGDTATPGRALLIGALAQVPLSGALTLGLGPIPALGVTGPAAAAVLSFALAAAIMARRLFGASAASTLDGAAWRQSGAVWVDILKVGIVSSLVVVLTNVTIMSVTGLVGRGGPAALAGYGIGSRLEYMLIPIAFGVGAALTAMVGTNFGAGRYRRARRIAWTGAAMAGAAAGLIGLVVAVFPDLWLGMFTRDPGVLAQGRLYLAIVGPVYGLFGLAMALYFASQGTGSMVWPLGANIARIAIVLGGGGVVLDGLGLGTAALFACVACGITVFAGTLFGSTFSRTWIPRPDTRP; this is encoded by the coding sequence ATGCCGCCGATGACGCTCGCCGACCGGCGGCGGCGGATGCTCGACGGTCCGGTCGCGCGCACGATCCTGGCCTTGTCGGCGCCCAACGTCGCCGGCGTGGCCGGCCAGACCGCGGTGGCGATCGCCGACGCGTGGTTCGTCGGCAAGCTCGGCACCGTGCCGCTGGCCGCCCTGTCGCTGGTGTTCCCGACCCAGATGATGCTCGGCATGATGTCGGCCGGCGCGATGGGGGGCGGCGTGTCGTCGGCCGTGGCGCGCGCGCTGGGCGCCGGCGACCGGGCCCGCGCCGCGAGCGTCGCGACGCACGCCATCCTGCTCGGGCTCGGCATGTCCGCGCTGTTCGCGATCGTATTCGTCGGCTTCGGTCCGTCCGTCTACCGTTTGATCGGGGGCAGCGGCGAGGCGCTCGGCCAGGCCGTCCTGTTCGCGCGCGTGCTGTTCCTCGGCGCGGTCGTCGTATGGACCGCCAACATGTTCGCCTCGATTCTGCGCGGCTGCGGCGACACCGCGACGCCTGGGCGGGCGTTGCTGATCGGCGCGCTGGCGCAGGTCCCGCTGAGCGGCGCGCTGACGCTTGGGCTCGGCCCGATCCCCGCGCTGGGCGTGACCGGGCCGGCGGCGGCGGCGGTGCTGTCCTTCGCGCTGGCGGCGGCCATCATGGCGCGGCGGCTGTTCGGCGCCTCGGCGGCGTCGACTCTGGACGGAGCCGCCTGGCGCCAGAGCGGGGCGGTCTGGGTCGACATCCTGAAGGTCGGCATCGTCTCCAGCCTCGTGGTCGTGCTGACGAACGTCACGATCATGTCGGTGACCGGCCTCGTCGGCCGCGGCGGGCCGGCGGCGCTGGCGGGGTACGGCATCGGCAGCCGGCTCGAGTACATGCTGATCCCGATCGCGTTCGGCGTCGGCGCGGCCTTGACTGCGATGGTCGGCACCAATTTCGGCGCCGGCCGCTACCGCCGCGCGCGGCGCATCGCGTGGACCGGCGCGGCGATGGCCGGCGCCGCGGCGGGGCTGATCGGCCTGGTGGTGGCGGTGTTCCCCGACCTCTGGCTCGGCATGTTCACGCGCGATCCCGGCGTGCTGGCGCAGGGGCGCCTGTACCTCGCCATCGTCGGGCCGGTGTACGGGCTGTTCGGGCTGGCGATGGCGCTGTATTTCGCGTCTCAGGGCACCGGCAGCATGGTCTGGCCGCTCGGCGCCAACATCGCGCGCATCGCCATCGTGCTCGGTGGCGGCGGCGTCGTGCTCGATGGGCTCGGGCTGGGGACGGCGGCACTGTTCGCCTGCGTCGCCTGCGGGATCACCGTGTTCGCCGGCACGCTGTTCGGTTCGACGTTCTCGCGGACGTGGATTCCGCGTCCCGACACCAGGCCATGA
- a CDS encoding tripartite tricarboxylate transporter substrate binding protein: MYRSARRFIGSVPRFTAVVVAALSSAGAPAMAQKYPDRPVKIVAPFAPGGGVDLAARLVAEKLQPILGQPVIVENKPGAGAMIGAEAVAKAAPDGYTLLLTSNSLVNSPVLFGRAPFDWRKDFAFVSTILTQPMALIAHPALPAASVQELIALAKKDGGKLSMATASAGSINHLAGELVLQSTGARWEMVHYKGSAPATADLLGGQVQLQFDQLAAALPHIRAGKVKALAVTSLSRAPSLPDVPTMDEAGLKGFEAITLFGLIAPARTPPEVVAALGAAMEKVLKDPAVVERFAAMGSQAVYSTPEGLRDALVKQAETWTTVIQRANIKLD; encoded by the coding sequence ATGTATCGGTCGGCCCGGCGGTTCATCGGCTCGGTCCCGCGATTCACCGCCGTGGTGGTGGCGGCGCTGTCGTCGGCCGGCGCGCCGGCCATGGCGCAGAAGTATCCGGATCGTCCTGTCAAAATCGTGGCGCCGTTCGCGCCCGGCGGCGGCGTGGACCTCGCGGCGCGCCTGGTCGCTGAGAAACTCCAACCGATCCTCGGCCAGCCCGTCATCGTCGAGAACAAGCCCGGCGCCGGCGCCATGATCGGCGCCGAGGCCGTCGCGAAGGCGGCGCCGGATGGCTACACGCTGCTGCTGACATCGAACTCGCTGGTCAACAGCCCGGTCCTGTTCGGTCGAGCGCCGTTCGACTGGCGCAAGGATTTTGCGTTCGTCAGCACGATCCTGACGCAGCCAATGGCGCTGATCGCGCATCCCGCGCTGCCGGCGGCGAGCGTCCAGGAGCTGATCGCGCTGGCGAAGAAGGACGGCGGCAAACTGTCGATGGCCACGGCGAGCGCCGGCTCGATCAACCACCTCGCCGGCGAACTCGTGCTCCAGAGCACCGGCGCGCGCTGGGAGATGGTGCACTACAAGGGCAGCGCGCCGGCCACCGCCGACCTCCTCGGAGGCCAGGTGCAGCTCCAGTTCGACCAGCTCGCCGCCGCGCTGCCGCATATCCGCGCCGGCAAGGTGAAGGCGCTGGCGGTCACGTCGCTGTCGCGCGCGCCGTCGCTGCCGGACGTGCCGACCATGGACGAGGCCGGGCTGAAGGGTTTCGAGGCGATCACGCTGTTCGGACTGATCGCGCCGGCGCGGACGCCGCCCGAGGTGGTCGCGGCCCTGGGCGCGGCGATGGAGAAGGTGCTCAAGGATCCGGCCGTGGTGGAGCGGTTCGCGGCGATGGGTAGCCAGGCGGTGTACTCGACGCCCGAGGGGCTGCGCGACGCCCTCGTGAAGCAGGCGGAGACCTGGACCACGGTGATCCAGCGCGCCAACATCAAGCTCGATTGA
- a CDS encoding endonuclease/exonuclease/phosphatase family protein, whose amino-acid sequence MFHGNVSLEIAKGLKTLGSRIEAANIPSSKLDETLNIATWNIREFGRKRRSEAAIHYIAEIIGQFDVVGIVELRDDLSDLARVLPILGPYWRAVYSDAMPDPGGNRERVAYVYDTRAAVFTGLAAEAQTPRAKKGTEYLPQESFWRAPYLASFRAGDFDFVLLTTHVRWSEEGDRLRELELLANWIEAKRLDRTNEDRDLLVMGDFNIPTTNGPHFKAITKHGLQIPRALRGLTHGSNLEKDKRYDQILHYATFHENFSGAGGVVDFYAGNHKPLFPDIDKAAFTYQMSDHLPLWMQIRTDIDSQKLDQLIQVKDKG is encoded by the coding sequence ATGTTCCACGGCAACGTGTCGCTCGAGATCGCGAAGGGCCTCAAGACCCTCGGGTCGCGCATCGAGGCCGCGAATATCCCGTCGTCGAAACTCGACGAGACGCTGAACATCGCGACCTGGAACATACGCGAGTTCGGCCGGAAGCGGCGCAGCGAGGCGGCGATCCACTACATCGCGGAGATCATCGGCCAGTTCGACGTGGTCGGGATCGTCGAGCTGCGCGACGACCTGTCGGATCTCGCGCGGGTGCTGCCGATCCTCGGGCCGTACTGGCGCGCGGTCTACTCCGACGCGATGCCCGACCCTGGCGGCAACCGCGAGCGCGTCGCCTACGTCTACGACACGCGGGCGGCCGTGTTCACGGGACTGGCGGCCGAGGCGCAGACTCCGCGCGCGAAGAAGGGCACGGAGTACCTGCCGCAGGAATCGTTCTGGCGCGCGCCGTACCTGGCCTCGTTCCGCGCCGGGGACTTCGACTTCGTGCTTCTGACGACGCACGTGCGCTGGAGCGAGGAGGGCGACCGGCTGCGCGAGCTGGAGCTGCTTGCCAACTGGATCGAGGCGAAGCGCCTCGACAGGACCAACGAGGACCGCGATCTTCTGGTCATGGGTGACTTCAACATCCCCACCACCAACGGGCCGCACTTCAAGGCGATCACGAAGCACGGTCTGCAGATTCCGCGGGCGCTGCGCGGCCTGACGCACGGCTCGAATCTGGAGAAGGACAAGCGCTACGACCAGATCCTGCACTACGCGACGTTTCACGAGAATTTCAGCGGCGCCGGCGGGGTCGTCGACTTCTACGCCGGGAACCACAAGCCGCTGTTCCCGGATATCGACAAGGCGGCGTTCACCTACCAGATGTCGGACCACCTGCCGCTGTGGATGCAGATCCGCACGGACATCGACTCGCAGAAGCTCGATCAGCTCATCCAGGTGAAGGACAAGGGCTGA
- a CDS encoding L,D-transpeptidase family protein has product MSIDRLLIACVVAAVVVALGAILLVAMERHVPASAPPTAAAEQADLIEVHKAARRMVLSRDGRVLREYRIALGIDAVGAKRRQGDGRTPEGRYVIDWRNGRSLFHLSLHVSYPDPADVERAREAGVDPGGDIMIHGQPNGRGWLAWWRQRRDWTAGCVAVTDAEMREIWSLVPDGAAIVIHP; this is encoded by the coding sequence ATGTCGATCGACCGCCTATTGATCGCGTGTGTCGTCGCCGCCGTCGTCGTCGCGCTCGGCGCGATCCTCCTCGTCGCCATGGAGCGCCATGTGCCGGCTTCAGCGCCACCGACCGCCGCGGCCGAACAGGCCGATCTGATCGAGGTCCACAAGGCGGCCCGACGCATGGTGCTGAGCCGCGACGGGCGCGTGCTGCGAGAGTACCGGATCGCCCTCGGAATCGACGCCGTCGGCGCCAAGCGCCGCCAGGGTGACGGCCGCACGCCGGAAGGTCGCTACGTCATCGACTGGCGCAATGGGCGCAGCCTTTTCCACCTGTCGCTTCACGTGTCGTACCCCGATCCGGCCGATGTCGAGCGGGCACGTGAAGCCGGAGTCGATCCGGGTGGCGACATCATGATCCACGGACAGCCGAACGGGCGGGGCTGGCTGGCGTGGTGGCGGCAGCGTCGCGACTGGACGGCGGGATGCGTCGCGGTGACCGACGCCGAGATGCGGGAGATCTGGTCGCTCGTCCCCGACGGCGCGGCGATCGTCATCCACCCCTGA
- a CDS encoding DUF1849 family protein: MGFSATGPVVVRLLGMLIAAMGARMAVAADLVPHEATYIVRFGTAPDGMRIGTARQQLTHDCRTWRIERDVATDIALGPALRLTTESRLKGQEPRGAARFDYKVDRSQGATTERHAGWAVSSRSGARAEITVGGRAPVAIDLPGGVSMPVQAIARVIDALKGGRTVFSFTVFDPELTSGALLVDGGLASADMLRPARIDSPVPDARAWPVTIAFTRAREGGRPLFTLTGLIYENGALDRLSIESGLIAAGADLVAFQPLPVPTCPSS, from the coding sequence ATGGGCTTTTCCGCGACGGGGCCGGTGGTCGTCCGACTGCTCGGCATGCTGATCGCCGCGATGGGCGCGCGGATGGCGGTGGCGGCCGACCTCGTCCCGCACGAGGCGACGTACATCGTCCGCTTCGGGACCGCGCCCGACGGTATGCGGATCGGCACCGCGCGCCAGCAGCTCACGCACGACTGCCGGACGTGGCGGATCGAGCGCGACGTGGCGACCGACATCGCGCTGGGACCGGCGTTGCGCCTGACCACCGAGTCGCGGTTGAAGGGCCAGGAACCACGCGGGGCCGCGCGCTTCGACTACAAGGTCGACCGCAGCCAGGGCGCGACGACGGAGCGTCACGCCGGTTGGGCGGTCTCCAGCCGTTCCGGCGCCCGCGCCGAGATCACCGTCGGCGGCCGCGCGCCGGTCGCGATCGATCTCCCCGGCGGAGTCTCGATGCCGGTCCAGGCGATCGCGCGCGTGATCGACGCCCTGAAGGGCGGACGCACGGTGTTCTCGTTCACGGTGTTCGATCCCGAACTCACGTCGGGCGCGCTGCTGGTCGACGGCGGATTGGCCTCCGCCGACATGCTTCGGCCAGCGCGGATAGACTCCCCGGTGCCCGACGCCCGCGCCTGGCCGGTGACCATCGCGTTCACCCGCGCGCGCGAAGGCGGCAGACCGTTGTTCACGCTGACGGGCCTGATCTACGAGAATGGCGCGCTCGACCGGCTGTCGATCGAAAGCGGCCTGATCGCGGCCGGCGCCGACCTCGTCGCGTTCCAGCCGTTGCCAGTCCCGACCTGCCCCAGCTCCTAG